ataatttaatactaatatgtattgtttattaaattaatatgcacttattaataacatttgctTTTATTGTGAATTCAcgcgtacgtatatatgtgtatattgcAAGATCAACAATACATTTCaacgtgtacatatatattgttttatatctcTCGGCTTTGTTTgtcaacaattttaatatgcatTATTCGCTTATTCGTAATTTCGAATTCTTTCGTCTCGATCGATATATACACATGATTGCCTTCGATCTGTCCTCCAAATTCGTTTCTGTATGTACGTCAACTTTATCGGCCGGTGATAGGTAGATTCCATAGCAATCTACGACTGGTCTACAGTCTTACTGCAACTGGCCCGTCACGTAAACACAGAGAAAGACTGCTGCACAGTATATAACTGACTGCTGTATAATTATAAGACTGGtagttattaataacattctACATAATTCGGCGTGATACATGTATGTACGCGTGGGATGTATCGTACCGTATGCGATTGATCGTACTCTCGGGTCAAAGTTCGAAAGTACAGTTTGGGACGGTTCCATAAGTCGAACGTAAACGACAGCACAAACAACAATGGCAATGCAGTGCTTGAGATTACTTGGTGGGTGTCAAATATTGTccaattctaatattattgaaCGTGGATTGCTATTGAATATTGATTACGTTTATATTGATTCGCAGCAAATAATGTGCCGAAAGCTACATGCACTGTCAACAATGTCAGCCGACACATTGCCTCGCTCTCTATGCTGCCAGACACGTATCAGATGCTGTACAAAACGTGCAGGTATTACGGTATTACACAGGCGACAAGTTATACTTGTGTATTTTATACAGATACAATTAATTACTGTACAGTTGAATAAAGTTTATCATTGCcattaaaaatgtgtaattacAGGGACTTCGCCGAGGAGGAATTGAAGCCTGTCGCAGCAGAAATTGACAAGAAGCATCTTTTTCCAACGGAGCAGATCAAGAAGATGGGCGAGTTGGGTCTCATGGGTTTGTGCGTTCCTGAAGCACTGGGTGGAACGGGATTGGATTACCTGGCCTATGCCATAGCCACGGAGGAAATCTCCAGAGGTTGTGCGAGCGCCGGTGTTATAATGAGCGTGCAAAATTCCCTCTACTTAGGCCCCATAAACGCGTTCGGGACCGACGAACAGAAAGAACAATACATCATTCCTTTTACAAGCGGCGAGAAGATCGGCTGTTTCGCTCTCAGTGAACCGGGTAACGGATCTGACGCCGGTGCGGCGTCCACCACTGCAAAATCGGACGGCAACGTTTACACGGTTAACGGCACCAAGTCGTGGATAACAAACGGATATGAAGCCAGTGGAATAGTTCTCTTTGCGACGACCGACAAGTCCCAGAAGCACAAAGGTATAAGCGCTATTGTAGTGGACAAACCGACGGCGGGTCTGAGCCTGGGCAAGAAGGAGGATAAATTGGGTATACGAGGCAGCAGCACTTGCTCCTTGATCTTCGAGGACTGTCAAGTGTCACAAAATAACACCCTAGGCAAACCAGGAATGGGCTTTAAAATCGCGATGATGACTCTAGGTACACACGATCGTTCACGCGAATTTTAACGAACCGGTAATAGTTATTCGATGTAACATTCGATTTTATCTCTCAGATTCTGGCAGAATAGGAATCGCCAGTCAGGCGTTGGGCATAGCTCAAGCATCTCTGGATTGCGCGATGGATTACGCAACCAAACGCCAAGCCTTCGGTCAGCCGATCGTCAAGCTGCAGGCAATTCAACAAAAAATCGCTGACATGGCTCTGAAACTGGAAAGTTCAAGACTGCTGACGTGGCGAGCGGCTCAGCTTAAGGATAGCGGTAAACCGTACACGAAGGtgcgttataaatatttagatatataaatattgtttcattCTACTGGAATATTTACTCTTAATATGACGTTCCTTATCTTAGcccatatatatttttctattgattACAGTTTGTATAATATCTTATCAGATAAAGTAAACTTCGCGCTTTCATGTGAATGGCATAGAAATCTTCAAGTAGTCACGATAGCTTAAGCTTTAATTATCAACAGTTTAATTATCAACAGATCAGTActaaaataatcgaaaatttaaatgagaaaaaaaggtGGGGTAACTTTTACAGAGAATGAACAGACCTTTTTGAGGTCTTCAAATAGAAggcctaataataataagagccAGATTGCAgatgtcaaaatttatatcgatGTACGATTGTTTTGTCAAACTTGTGTCCGTCCGTTTTGCATTTTCCTCAGTCGCGAACTGAGAAAGTCCGAAGCGGATATCATATGCAAGTAAATTTTTCACACATCTGGCGATCTGGCTCTCTCGTTGGTTTTTCCATCTACTAATCAAGATAATTTCTTATTCGCTAGGAAGCCGCCATGGCCAAACTGTCGGCATCGGAAACCGCCACGTTCTGCGCCCATCAATGCATACAGATTCTGGGAGGGATGGGATACGTGTCGGATATGCCGGCGGAACGTCATTACAGGGACGCGCGTATCACGGAGATCTACGAAGGCACGTCGGAGATCCAGAGACTCGTGATCGCCGCGAATCTCGTCAAAGAGTACGGCCTCAATTGAGATCGCACGACTCACGCACGTAAGATAAAATCCTCCagtatctttcttttatatccAAAGAGagagcaaaatatattttgtacgtATTGCATATTagattttgtatatatatatatatattctctatattaattaattatatttttatattaagagaaaagtcgaaataaatttcatatgcTATGccttctaattttattaactcttGACTAAATACTTGACTGGATCGAGACATACGCACATACGCGCACACACATGCACatacacgtacgtatatacgtatgtatgcaAGAAAAGGAAACGCATTATACAcgtgcatatatacatatatacacatacacatactcATCTGGTATTTCACTGTTAGCCCTTTGGCAGCGATACGgaattttttcttcctctccttttttttctctctatatatCCACGACTCTTCTCTACCCTGCTTGTCGCATGTCTAGGAACAGCTAGAGCCTATCTATTTAAGTAACTATTATCGTAGGATAACAGGTGTAATGTAAACTCGCGTACGTGTGTGAGAAACTCTCATGTCTTAACAAAACGAATGAGTCGCAGTCGTGGAACAAAGGCGGATTCCATTAAAGTTACGAGCTTGTTTCAACGACACAGATGTGCCTTATTTCGATCGGTTTTCCCTCGTCGATAAAATGGCGAATAAATACATGTCCAGTTTTCTCTGTTTCTCGTATGTATGTCCGGTACATTGAGTACAAATACTGTGTGCACCGTCGTGGCTACCACATACTTCGTACGTGAATACGAAGATAAAAGCTACCTTAGACTACATGCCTTCCAACGAGAAAATACAGAGAATACATTTACTTTGTGCAGATGacagttaaattatatactcCGTTATTGTTTTTTCAATCTTCACtcgtatatttaattagagaTCCTATCGCTAGGTAAGAACGCTGCTGCGATTACACGTTAGTGTACAACCCATTAAAAGACTCTTTACTCTCATTTAAGGATTCGATTTagcgaaaataaatataattattttcaaaacaaaCTTTAAGATATCTTGTCTctaattatcttcttttatcgtcatgatattttttctcatcACCGTATAATAGACTTAAAATTTGACAGACTTAAAATTTGAGGATAATTTAACAGTCTGTAATGAGTTACGAGCAGCGTCCCAGAATACTTCGTCGGTTGTACTCAGAGATCCATTGGAATGCaaagaaacattatatatatataatttgaatttcatTGTGTAtacctctttttcttttttttatatatatatacaataacgCACCCTTTCGTCATTCACCCGCTGTCACCAATATTGAAATAGCCTAAACTCTGTTTCTctacatatgtgtgtatatgtatatcagtGTGAGCACTTTACATAGAATACATCACCTCTCCCCTCCCGTCGTCAGTAAACAATTTAGAGTAGTATGTTAATACGTTACTGTTAGCATCgcagtataattaaaaaatccatCAGTTTGGTCCTAACTTTTTAGGggatatagatacatatacacGTCTCGCGCTCGTCGATAACGAACGGAACGAAAGAATAGAGGAACATTGTAGGTTGAAATCTACCGTAGTACCTTGCCTCGCGGAATCATCGAGAATTCCACGAAATAACTATAGATACACATTGAAGAttcttataaacttttttcgaATCGAGCTTCCTGATCACATATACACTTTCGTAGAATTGAGAAAATACTACTctgctttttcttctttcgaaAATACACGATCTAATACATTACACTTTCGGTCGAAATAATAGTTCGAAATACAGATCGTTAATATGCAACATTTAGATTATCAattgtacattaatatattaaactgtggaatttttaactatttaacTACGATCAAACTCGCGATGTTAAATCACATattttcctttgttttttttttctttatgtactCTTCGCAGCAAGCATTTTGTTCGTTAATTGAACTccaatatctattattatcgAACTACGAACTGCTGTTAactaatcataattttttttttatctatgaTGGTTTTCACGAAACCAGattcttttcataattatgCATTAAACAAGAGAACCAGATAATTCTGATTCCTTTCgtttgtctctttttttttataataataactacattataataatctttgaCTGTAGATACATTTATCTAAAACGcttgtaaatgtaaaataaattaaaatagtaagTAATTTGTAATAGACACTGAATCTATAGACACGTAAATTCCAGAAATCGTCCGAATCCTGTGGAATCGTCTATGACAGAGCGTAACAGGGTGTACATCTGTAGGTATGCGTCTGTATTTGTGTGTACATGTATAAGGAAATTGATTTAACCGTTCATAATAGAAGCTATCGAAGCCTCAATCGTCAGCTCGCATACCCCGTACTTCACCTTGATGTCTTTGCTGCAATTGAACATATAAAGAACGTTTCAAGAGATCGAAAATTTTGACTTTCAACAAACGGAAGAAAAATCTCTCACAAAGcaaaaaatcgaataaatttgAAACGGGAGAGTTGAAGAGAGCGCAATCGCTTACCCTGTCTAATTCTTCTTTCGTATTGTCTTCAATTGCTCTAATATCCTCCATAGTTAAACCGTACCAACGATCTATCCAGCAGAACACTTGTCTATGGAAATTGGTGAACAGGCGGCGTTCCGCCTTCTGAATGAATCCTTCGACGCGAGTCTGCAGACCGAACCATTTGAATTCACAGGTGACTAGCTTGTAGCACGTCATCACAGGTTGAACATTATGCTTCCAGTCTTTCCCGACGAGTGGGCCCCGTCCCGTCTTCTGGGACTTGAATTTAGACGGATCCTCGTCCTCCTTGTAATCGGCACTGGCGACCGGATCATTGGCAATATCTATATGCACTACCTCTCTGATTTTAAGCTTATCGGGCGGCAATTCGTGCACCTGAATTCGTGAGAAGAAAACACACGTAAACGAATGAAACCTACTCGTCGAATCTCATAGCACTTACGTTATGCTGATTGCCGACATCGCCGATATGAAAGGATTCTATCATGATCACGAAATTGTCCTTCATATACCCTGGATTCTGCGGAAAGATCAAAGTAACATTTATGTGGATATATTTAAacgtaatatttcatatatttatatgtgaaTATACGCGCAACACTTACAGTTATGACTGTCTTACAATAGGGATAAGCGTTCCAAGCCTCTTCGTGGATCTCCAACGAGTTCTTTGGCAGTAAAATGCGAATAAAAGCAGGCACTTTACTAGCTAAGTGATaaatcttatatgtatattggcCTGATGAATACTTTCCACCGAGTAACGGATAATCCGTAAACGGCTCATTCTTCAATACTTCAATGCCTTCTCCGCCGcctgtattatttttactagCCTCTGCTACAGAATACAGTTGAGCTACTTGGTACTgttaagagagagaaagagagaagaaaaaaattagtgtataaattctcaatattttccGAGGTAGGTTAAGCCCGTTACATAATTTACTCCACGAGCCTTGCAGGCATGATTTATATGTGTACTTTGACTTGTTTTTTGAGCACTAACATTtatcaattctttttattggagtttatttattattacaattcaTCAATTCAAAAGGTGCAAACAAGAAAAGATTTAAAGTCCACTGTAGAGTCTCTATCTATTTCCAGAATTGATACCGCGCATGCAACGACAATTATAAGATATCTCTGTTGGACATCACTTTATTATCCCTCCCTGAGACAAATAGATAATgagaatagaaaaatagaaacataGTCTAAACAACAGATAACAAAGAAACTTATGTGTCTGTGCGACAAAAAAAGGTTTCTAATCACAAATGCAACATTGTTTATGCAAGATAACTCCACATAAGTACTCAGAGAGGCATGGCACATGTGCCATGCGGAGGATAATTAGATGATTGGCGAATTTTCTTGATTGCACGGCAGTGCTAAGAGATTAGTTTCAACTGTCTTTTTATGCAATCTGACATCCAGACAGGTATCAAACCGGGGGGTCATTACGAGGAATGGAACTCCTGGGAAAGATCAGGCACGTACCTCTTCCACTGTGAGGGGCAGAGTGACACGGCTGTAACAGACAAATAACGGATTATGTCAGCGTTACGTTACATATCGGGAGGCAAGAAGGAGGCGAAGAAAATTATACGGATAACGCAACCGTGTCCTTGAGTCACAGGAGGGCACGCGTCATCGCCGCCGCGAGGTGCACGTATCGCCCGGCCGATCTCATGTAATTACATCAGAAATCGGCGCTGATCGATAAGTTCGCGAGGGATTTAAAACTGAACGCATGTGTCGATCCGCATCGTACGCGGACGGTCGATGCCGGGGAAGCCTAAAGTCAGCCGAGATTCTCGGGAAGCTGCACTTTTCTCGCACTACTTCCCGCTACTGGCCAGGAAccatcgtatatttttaagcttcggtaaggagagagcgagagcgagagagagaacgagagagagagagggagagagaagtgCAGAAAGTGCAACCAGCGCGAGCAGACCTCTGGAATCATGCGGTAAGGGATGAGAGGGCCACCATCCCTCTCGTTccccgtctctctttctccaacCCTCTCCCTCCTCCACCACCTCCTTCACCAGCCGCCGTTAAAGATCAGCAGTCATCGTGCCCCGTGCCGATCGGTTTTTGAATTTCGCTTGCGCTGATGGCCCACGGCGTTGGCCGTGGCCAGGAGCGAATTTCGGAAAtccgctcggcgcggcgcgcaccTGACAGGCCCCCTTGCTCCGGTGCGGTCCCCGTAACCGTCACCGTCACCGTCACCGTCACCGTTCTTCGCTCCTCCTCCGCCTCCCCCGTAACCGTCCCCCGCGCCGCACTTACAATTCCTTGATGAGCATTTTAGTCAGCAGAGCACATGGACCAGTAGCGTGCGATCAGCAGACACTCGCCGacaccgacgacgacgagatgGAGCAGCGGAGGAGCCCGCTGCAGACGGCACCGCACCCTCTTCTCCTCGTCGGCTACCGATCTCTGACTCACGGCTTGCGCTATCGGCTCGCTATCggctcgccgccgccgccgcagtATCATACACTCGCAACGTGCAATGTGCGCCGAGCAACGCCGACAGGATTCACCAACCGACTGACACACTCCGGCCAGATTCACTCCGGCCGCTTCACGGTCCGCACCTCCGCACCACCAACAGCAGCAGCACAGCAGCAGCACCCAGCAGCACCGCACACCAGCAACCGCACCGCCACGACCGCGCCAAAGGAGTCTCACACACACTTGCGCGCGCCCGCGCACACGTGTACGACTCCGCggtaccccccccccccctcgtcGCCCCCTCCAGCCGTCATGCCGTCCGTCCATCTGTCGTTCCTCGGCCACCCTCGGCCACCATCGCCATCGCCGACGATCGTCCGATACGCCCTCCTCGCCCCTCGCCGAACGGGGCGACTTTGCCGCTGACGTCATTCCGCGAGAAATTAGACGCGCGTGCGCCACGGCTGCCGGCCGCCACGAGCGCGCGTCTAATTTCTTAAGCTAACTTCATGCGACTCGCGGAGAGAATAAAAAGGttcgatttttatattcacGATTACGATATCATTACGCAATATCATGCGCGATGAAATGCATCTTGTTTTTTCCCTCCCGTTTTGGCGCCTACGGGACGCGAGAGAAGTTTTCAAAACGAATGCGCATACGTCGTAAACAGGTTTCGTGACggtacaaatgcttcgaagcatatTCCTCGTCTCCTTTCTTTCaacgaagaaagaagaagaagaacgctttGAAGCATTTGTAtatagcgtcaagtggaccgcagcctacGTTGGATGCCCTGATGCGCATTTAAGGGCGAATTCTCAGAATGTCAGGATCGGCCTGGGGGTcgatcatatatatgtatgacgattaattaatctatttatgccgataaaatataaattaaattagattaccAACTTAATCGacaattaacttaattaaggAGTTTGTCGGAGTTTGGTCTCAAGGTCGcttttaaaactttcttttcAAGTAAAGAGAATGCAACAAAAACCGGCGTAcaacgtaatatatttttttaataagttggATATcgaaaaaacatattttcgaTGTTAAAATTGGACTGCCTCGTAAATTATAACCCGTACTTTAAAACTTAAACTTAAACTACTTTAAAACTTAAacttaaatatcttaaattacttttaaacttaaatattacttttaaacttaaatatcGCTAGTTCTAGTTCCGAGCAACGtgtgtttattatttactgcCACGGATATATCCTTGAATGTCATAACGGCAATATTTTGGGAACTCTCAACTTCGATGTTACAGAAAGCAATTAGTAGCTAGTCGATTTCGGTAAGTTACAAACTAAGGAACGACCTGAAACACGATATCTGTATATCAGGTAAGAAACAAAGTCGTAACAGATCGAAATCTTTACTATAGAGTCTCTCGATCGCGCTTGTGAGATGATTTTCGCACGTCCACCGTTCGACTCTTCGCcagaaaaattatcaatttcaaCTACTTAGCATGAAGATTCAGGCAGAGAGTCCCGTGATTGTAGCTCTTGCAGCAAGAAAAGTTCGATTCCATGATAATTAGATTAACGTAGTACGTTGTATACACGAACGCTCAAATATTAgatgatttaaatatctaaatctaaaaaaaaatacgaatagAATACCATGAATACGTTTAAgagataaaattgcaaaatgatTTAGAATCTTTGCCACGAATGGATTAAATTTGATGATGGATGAAA
The window above is part of the Temnothorax longispinosus isolate EJ_2023e chromosome 8, Tlon_JGU_v1, whole genome shotgun sequence genome. Proteins encoded here:
- the Arc42 gene encoding short-chain specific acyl-CoA dehydrogenase, mitochondrial, with protein sequence MAMQCLRLLANNVPKATCTVNNVSRHIASLSMLPDTYQMLYKTCRDFAEEELKPVAAEIDKKHLFPTEQIKKMGELGLMGLCVPEALGGTGLDYLAYAIATEEISRGCASAGVIMSVQNSLYLGPINAFGTDEQKEQYIIPFTSGEKIGCFALSEPGNGSDAGAASTTAKSDGNVYTVNGTKSWITNGYEASGIVLFATTDKSQKHKGISAIVVDKPTAGLSLGKKEDKLGIRGSSTCSLIFEDCQVSQNNTLGKPGMGFKIAMMTLDSGRIGIASQALGIAQASLDCAMDYATKRQAFGQPIVKLQAIQQKIADMALKLESSRLLTWRAAQLKDSGKPYTKEAAMAKLSASETATFCAHQCIQILGGMGYVSDMPAERHYRDARITEIYEGTSEIQRLVIAANLVKEYGLN
- the Vib gene encoding phosphatidylinositol transfer protein alpha isoform, coding for MLIKEFRVTLPLTVEEYQVAQLYSVAEASKNNTGGGEGIEVLKNEPFTDYPLLGGKYSSGQYTYKIYHLASKVPAFIRILLPKNSLEIHEEAWNAYPYCKTVITNPGYMKDNFVIMIESFHIGDVGNQHNVHELPPDKLKIREVVHIDIANDPVASADYKEDEDPSKFKSQKTGRGPLVGKDWKHNVQPVMTCYKLVTCEFKWFGLQTRVEGFIQKAERRLFTNFHRQVFCWIDRWYGLTMEDIRAIEDNTKEELDRQRHQGEVRGMRADD